Proteins encoded in a region of the Roseateles sp. SL47 genome:
- a CDS encoding glycosyltransferase, whose protein sequence is MSDTSVSPRVTIVMPAFNESAEIMTASLDSIAGQTLQDFECLVIDESTKPEAAATCRALCERDARFRYIHPETRIGLAASLNLGISQARAPLIARFDSDDICLPHRLERQVAYLDQHPEVDVLGGGLEIFSADRGVIAVREYPVDAATIERRFQTTTPIAHPTVMMRKAVLDRAGAYDPSFRFAEDLDLWLRLLNQGARFANLPEVLVRYRQQSTRRNPQHWQFNLRARTKNFSTRQLPRRLFGLLAIATWRIIPASIQERVFHHLLLRKG, encoded by the coding sequence ATGTCAGATACTTCCGTCTCCCCCCGCGTCACGATCGTCATGCCGGCCTTCAATGAGTCGGCGGAGATCATGACGGCCAGCCTGGACAGCATTGCCGGGCAGACACTGCAGGACTTCGAATGCCTGGTGATCGACGAAAGCACCAAACCCGAAGCAGCGGCCACCTGCCGGGCCCTGTGCGAACGGGATGCCCGCTTCCGCTACATCCATCCTGAGACCCGCATCGGCCTGGCCGCCAGCCTGAACCTCGGCATCTCCCAGGCACGGGCGCCGCTGATTGCTCGTTTCGATTCTGACGACATCTGCCTGCCGCATCGACTGGAACGCCAGGTGGCCTACCTGGACCAGCACCCCGAAGTGGACGTGCTGGGCGGCGGTCTCGAGATTTTCAGCGCCGACCGTGGGGTCATTGCGGTGCGCGAATACCCCGTCGACGCTGCGACCATTGAACGGCGCTTCCAGACCACCACCCCCATTGCACATCCCACGGTGATGATGCGCAAAGCGGTGCTGGACCGGGCCGGTGCCTACGACCCCAGCTTCCGCTTCGCGGAGGACCTGGATCTCTGGCTACGCCTGCTCAATCAAGGCGCCCGGTTTGCCAACCTGCCCGAAGTGCTGGTCCGCTACCGTCAGCAATCGACACGTCGCAATCCGCAGCACTGGCAGTTCAACCTGCGTGCGCGGACCAAGAACTTCAGTACCCGGCAACTGCCGCGCCGCCTGTTCGGCCTGCTGGCGATTGCCACCTGGCGAATCATCCCTGCCTCCATCCAGGAGCGGGTGTTCCATCACCTGCTGTTGCGCAAGGGTTGA
- a CDS encoding glycosyltransferase family 2 protein has translation MTTAPLLTVCIPTYNRADCLGALLDVLQAELATQPGLVRVVIGDNGSTDVTPEVTRAFAAQVPDTRVLRHAQNLGPDENFCRCIAEVKTEYFWIIGDDDLPQRGLISVLLTMLKQSSPDLVYINSKDMDAVTGADRETLRSEALDATFLDRRAFASLIHVGMTFVSGCVIRRQFAPDAALRRFTGTHLVQLGWVFGALAQGQRFVHVRNRAVFATAGNRGSYAVLRVFGDSFQRIAREVFVGDKESRRLAELLVSRTSIYFLPSVVWALRQATLGDFDRSERAASAMQSQLGSSLVYRLLVLPLESLPMRSARWLMRFNSLIARLVSLYDRLNARARGALRPL, from the coding sequence ATGACGACTGCTCCCCTCCTCACAGTCTGCATCCCGACCTATAACCGAGCCGATTGCCTTGGAGCATTGCTCGACGTGTTGCAGGCCGAACTGGCGACACAACCCGGTCTCGTGCGCGTGGTGATTGGTGACAACGGGTCCACGGATGTCACTCCGGAAGTCACGAGAGCGTTCGCTGCCCAGGTACCGGACACGCGGGTGCTGCGACATGCCCAGAATCTAGGCCCCGACGAGAACTTCTGCCGCTGTATCGCCGAGGTCAAGACTGAGTATTTCTGGATCATCGGCGATGACGATCTGCCTCAGCGGGGACTCATTTCCGTCCTGCTCACCATGCTGAAGCAGTCCTCACCGGACCTGGTGTACATCAACAGCAAGGACATGGACGCTGTGACCGGCGCGGACCGCGAGACCCTCAGGTCTGAAGCGCTTGACGCCACCTTTCTGGACCGCCGAGCCTTTGCCAGCCTGATTCATGTCGGGATGACCTTCGTCTCGGGTTGTGTGATTCGTCGGCAATTTGCGCCCGACGCGGCGCTGCGCCGATTCACCGGCACACATCTGGTTCAACTGGGCTGGGTGTTCGGAGCGCTGGCCCAGGGACAGCGCTTTGTGCACGTTCGCAATCGCGCGGTCTTCGCCACTGCCGGCAATCGGGGGAGTTATGCGGTCCTTCGAGTGTTCGGCGACTCCTTTCAACGCATCGCCCGCGAGGTGTTCGTTGGCGACAAGGAATCCAGAAGGCTTGCGGAACTGCTGGTGAGCCGCACGTCCATCTATTTCCTGCCGAGCGTCGTCTGGGCGCTGCGCCAAGCCACGCTGGGCGACTTCGACCGATCAGAACGCGCTGCGTCGGCCATGCAGTCGCAATTGGGGAGCTCCCTGGTCTACCGGCTCCTGGTGCTACCGCTGGAATCCTTGCCGATGCGCTCTGCCCGCTGGCTGATGAGATTCAACAGCTTGATCGCCCGCCTCGTCAGTCTTTACGATAGGCTCAACGCTCGCGCCCGCGGCGCGCTGCGACCGCTATGA
- a CDS encoding NAD-dependent epimerase/dehydratase family protein, translating to MSQVIFVAGGAGFVGANLVPRLLDEGAIVVVADNFCRGRREALPTHDRLHVIEADLADRAATAQAFDQAAALGPLKEVWHLAANSDIPAGVEDSDVDFKDTFRTTFELLRAMRAHRVKHFHFASSSAVYGDLGNQPLHEGLGPLLPISNYGAMKLASEAQASAAAESFLDRVNLFRFPNVVGVPATHGVILDFINKLARTPDNLDVLGDGTQQKAYLHVSDLVNAMLMVRARQSEHKVELVNIGPTDEGITVRRIAEMVVARVAPQARLSFGQGNKGWVGDVPKFTYLTNKMQAYGWQPSVSSAGAVQRAVDEIARQQGH from the coding sequence ATGAGTCAAGTCATTTTCGTGGCCGGCGGCGCCGGATTTGTCGGAGCCAATCTGGTTCCGCGCCTGCTGGATGAAGGTGCCATCGTGGTGGTGGCAGACAATTTCTGCCGCGGCCGGCGCGAAGCCCTTCCCACCCATGACCGCCTCCACGTCATCGAGGCCGATCTGGCTGACCGCGCCGCTACGGCACAGGCTTTCGATCAAGCGGCCGCCCTCGGCCCTTTGAAAGAGGTCTGGCACCTAGCCGCCAACTCTGACATTCCTGCCGGCGTGGAAGACAGCGACGTTGATTTCAAAGACACTTTCCGCACGACCTTCGAGCTGCTGCGTGCCATGCGGGCTCACCGCGTGAAGCACTTCCATTTTGCGTCCAGCTCTGCCGTGTACGGAGACCTGGGTAACCAGCCCTTGCATGAAGGTCTGGGGCCACTGCTGCCCATCTCCAACTACGGCGCGATGAAGCTGGCCTCAGAGGCACAGGCCAGCGCGGCGGCCGAAAGCTTTCTGGACCGCGTCAACCTGTTCCGCTTCCCGAATGTGGTGGGCGTTCCTGCCACACATGGTGTCATCCTGGACTTCATCAACAAGCTCGCTCGTACCCCGGACAACCTTGACGTGCTGGGAGACGGCACCCAGCAGAAGGCTTACCTTCATGTCTCGGACCTGGTCAACGCCATGCTGATGGTGCGGGCCCGCCAGTCTGAACACAAGGTGGAGCTGGTGAACATCGGCCCTACTGACGAAGGCATCACCGTGCGGCGCATTGCCGAGATGGTCGTCGCCCGCGTGGCGCCCCAAGCCCGCCTCAGTTTCGGCCAAGGCAACAAGGGATGGGTGGGCGATGTTCCCAAGTTCACCTACCTCACCAACAAGATGCAAGCCTACGGCTGGCAACCCAGCGTCAGTTCGGCAGGTGCCGTGCAACGCGCCGTGGATGAGATCGCACGCCAGCAAGGGCATTGA
- a CDS encoding glycosyltransferase produces the protein MIDRIAAIYTTYRPDAAFRERVAPLAARCQAVIVVDNTPGGHDFGHCPELTLLQDGRNKGLGAALNQGIRQAREMGCDAVILFDQDSTPGPDFLQALADGLQSLGGQRCAVGPLMLDDSVLETSGLPEITPEVKARPVTCLATSGMLFPIGDLMPEDLFSEELFLDFVDFDWCWRMGQKGWRLFKLDNVPMAHRLGLAQRSVLGMHYHVPAPYRHYFQFRDTLRLLTFRHVPLYSKVRLGALLPPKFLVYPFILDRGLERVTWMLKGIRDFLLRRWSVGAAAARLQGGQSATSRSVTPQHPH, from the coding sequence ATGATTGATCGAATTGCGGCCATTTACACCACCTACCGGCCTGATGCGGCCTTCCGCGAACGGGTTGCCCCCCTGGCGGCCCGCTGCCAGGCCGTCATCGTGGTGGACAACACGCCGGGCGGACACGACTTCGGGCACTGTCCCGAGCTGACCCTGCTGCAGGATGGACGGAACAAGGGACTCGGTGCGGCGCTCAATCAGGGCATCCGCCAAGCACGGGAGATGGGGTGTGATGCGGTGATCCTGTTCGATCAGGACAGCACGCCAGGGCCAGATTTCCTTCAAGCACTCGCAGACGGGCTGCAATCCCTGGGCGGGCAGCGCTGCGCGGTGGGCCCGCTCATGCTGGACGACTCCGTCCTGGAAACGAGCGGCCTGCCAGAGATCACACCCGAGGTGAAGGCCCGACCGGTGACCTGCCTGGCCACCTCCGGCATGCTGTTCCCTATCGGTGACCTGATGCCAGAAGACCTGTTCTCTGAAGAGCTCTTCCTGGATTTTGTCGACTTCGACTGGTGTTGGCGAATGGGCCAGAAGGGCTGGCGCCTGTTCAAGCTGGACAATGTACCGATGGCCCACCGACTTGGGCTGGCGCAGCGCAGTGTGCTGGGCATGCACTATCACGTTCCCGCCCCCTATCGCCACTACTTCCAGTTCCGGGATACGTTGCGGCTGCTCACCTTCCGCCATGTGCCGCTGTACTCGAAAGTCCGTCTCGGCGCCCTGCTACCGCCCAAGTTTCTGGTCTACCCCTTCATCTTGGACCGCGGGCTGGAGCGCGTGACCTGGATGCTCAAGGGGATCCGAGACTTTCTCCTGCGTCGCTGGAGCGTCGGCGCCGCTGCGGCACGCCTGCAGGGGGGACAATCGGCTACAAGCCGCAGTGTCACACCGCAGCATCCGCATTGA
- a CDS encoding acyltransferase, with the protein MIVADRKIRVGRGFRAGRGLWLAAVTHDGSKPLDPKLHIGERLSCSDNVHIACAFSLTIGHDVLIGSKVHVTDHNHGAYKGAGPHSSPDEPPTARVLSGEPVRIGHRVFLADGVVVLPGSDIGDGVVVGANSVVRGHLPAETLCVGTPARPIKRFDRTTGTWMPIR; encoded by the coding sequence ATGATCGTTGCCGATCGAAAGATTCGTGTCGGCCGGGGTTTTCGTGCTGGACGCGGTCTTTGGCTGGCTGCCGTGACCCATGACGGCTCGAAGCCGCTGGACCCGAAATTACATATCGGAGAGCGGCTTAGTTGCAGCGACAACGTCCACATCGCGTGTGCGTTCTCGCTGACGATTGGCCATGACGTGTTGATCGGCAGCAAGGTCCATGTGACGGATCACAATCATGGTGCCTACAAGGGTGCAGGTCCCCACTCCAGTCCAGATGAGCCGCCAACGGCCCGCGTCCTGTCGGGCGAACCTGTCCGCATTGGACATCGAGTCTTTCTGGCCGATGGAGTGGTGGTACTGCCCGGCAGTGACATTGGGGACGGTGTCGTGGTGGGAGCCAATTCAGTGGTGCGGGGACACCTTCCCGCCGAGACGCTGTGCGTGGGAACGCCTGCGCGCCCGATCAAGCGTTTCGACAGGACGACCGGGACATGGATGCCCATCCGTTGA
- a CDS encoding glycosyltransferase, which translates to MDAHPLKAAAPMTTSRVPPNTASANPVREGSVLAIVVLFRRAPTEAAAWPVLSAWLSEPPASASFSLTHVVFHDNSPEPAELPEALRSDPRLSYRHDPANGGTRAGFLTAAELAQQLGYQWLLLLDQDTVLPAGFLEKAAIAGATDTTVAALVPRVCHGDLPVSPGVIADTGIVRPLPIHAEAPAHARLTAIASGTLLRASAFSDMGTPPEQLWLDGVDHWIFTRLHSLRRSVRVIDCTLSHDLSVVELGAMPVWRIINMLESERLLLREWPLLARIVRPYRLFRFHQRLQKEHPNAARAMQRWLLTGKVPERPQHRAHGALSTSSFMATIDILLPVYNGGQYLQAQLDSLLSQTHTAWRCLMRDDGSKDSSLEILRHYSATHPDRFVLIEDDLGNLGTVRCLNALSTHVQAPVFAFCDQDDVWQPEKLATSLERLQALDCPAGTPGLVFCDMTVTDADLTPTADSFWDTLSARPYARNLAGLPVINVVAGCTMMGNRDLLDAAFPVPEGAPMHDYWIGMVGKYTGRIQAIEQPLMLYRQHGRNQCGVARRGPLLQRLAGRLRALDSFRAQARTSRSLRLGMLQALMSRQWPTLNVRDCRQAIDAERGGAVRRLGYLLSRGIRPDHAFIYWLA; encoded by the coding sequence ATGGATGCCCATCCGTTGAAAGCTGCAGCGCCGATGACTACCTCTCGTGTTCCGCCCAACACCGCTTCCGCGAACCCCGTGCGAGAAGGGTCCGTCCTTGCCATCGTTGTCCTGTTTCGACGCGCGCCGACGGAAGCAGCGGCCTGGCCGGTACTTTCGGCCTGGTTGAGCGAGCCTCCCGCCAGTGCTTCATTTTCGTTGACTCACGTCGTCTTTCACGACAACTCGCCCGAGCCTGCCGAGCTGCCGGAAGCGCTCCGCTCCGACCCCCGACTCAGTTACCGGCACGACCCGGCAAACGGTGGCACCCGGGCCGGCTTTCTCACCGCCGCCGAACTAGCCCAACAGTTGGGCTACCAGTGGCTGTTGCTGCTGGATCAGGACACCGTCCTGCCTGCAGGCTTCCTGGAGAAGGCGGCCATCGCCGGCGCCACTGATACGACGGTGGCAGCACTGGTGCCACGAGTCTGTCACGGGGATCTGCCCGTGTCACCCGGCGTTATTGCGGATACCGGCATTGTGCGACCGCTGCCCATCCACGCAGAAGCTCCCGCGCACGCGCGGCTGACGGCGATCGCCTCCGGCACGTTGCTGCGAGCGTCTGCGTTCAGCGATATGGGCACGCCACCGGAACAACTCTGGCTCGACGGTGTTGATCATTGGATCTTCACTCGGCTGCACAGTCTGCGGCGGTCCGTGCGAGTGATCGACTGCACGTTGTCGCATGACCTTTCGGTGGTCGAACTCGGAGCCATGCCGGTTTGGCGGATCATCAACATGTTGGAGTCAGAGCGCCTGCTTCTGCGTGAGTGGCCGCTTCTGGCTCGCATTGTGCGGCCCTATCGCCTCTTCCGGTTCCACCAACGTTTGCAAAAAGAGCATCCCAACGCAGCTCGAGCCATGCAACGATGGCTGTTGACCGGCAAGGTCCCAGAGCGGCCCCAGCACCGTGCGCACGGGGCTCTTTCGACGTCTTCATTCATGGCGACCATCGACATCCTCTTGCCGGTTTACAACGGCGGCCAGTATCTGCAAGCCCAGTTGGACTCGCTGCTCTCGCAGACGCACACCGCCTGGCGCTGCCTGATGCGCGACGACGGTTCCAAGGACTCGTCGCTGGAAATCCTGCGCCACTATTCCGCCACCCACCCGGACCGTTTCGTGTTGATCGAGGATGACCTGGGCAACCTCGGCACGGTCCGCTGTCTCAACGCGCTGAGCACCCATGTGCAGGCTCCGGTATTCGCGTTCTGCGACCAGGACGATGTCTGGCAGCCCGAGAAACTGGCAACGTCGCTGGAGCGATTGCAAGCGCTGGACTGCCCGGCGGGTACCCCGGGACTGGTGTTCTGCGACATGACGGTGACAGACGCGGATCTCACGCCAACCGCCGACTCCTTCTGGGACACCCTGAGCGCACGCCCCTATGCCCGCAATCTGGCAGGTCTGCCGGTGATCAACGTCGTGGCCGGCTGCACCATGATGGGCAACCGCGACTTGCTCGACGCCGCATTCCCCGTGCCGGAGGGCGCCCCCATGCACGACTACTGGATCGGCATGGTCGGCAAATACACCGGACGCATCCAGGCCATCGAGCAGCCGCTGATGCTGTACCGCCAGCACGGCCGCAACCAGTGTGGCGTCGCTCGGCGCGGCCCACTGCTGCAGCGACTGGCCGGCCGTCTACGAGCGCTCGACAGCTTCCGCGCCCAGGCGCGCACCTCCCGATCCCTTCGCCTGGGCATGCTGCAGGCGCTGATGTCGCGCCAGTGGCCGACCCTGAACGTTCGCGACTGCCGACAAGCCATCGATGCGGAGCGCGGCGGTGCCGTGCGTCGGCTAGGCTATTTGCTGTCACGGGGCATCCGCCCGGACCATGCCTTCATTTACTGGCTGGCCTGA
- a CDS encoding transketolase family protein — protein MRNAFINELVTLARVHPQIALIVGDLGYSVIEPFADEFPDRFINAGVAEQNMTGLAAGMASEGYHVFTYSIANFPTFRCAEQIRNDVAYHQLPVTVVAVGGGLAYGALGYSHHAVQDYALMRTLPHMLIAAPGDPMETRACMRYLVNNPGPSYLRLGKAGEPNFHPAPPDVAPGRWLKVREGSGERTLLSTGAGLQVAMDWVKQEAHAGHAVHSMPLWSMADKTAQAEILRPYDEVVTIEDHLQDGGFGSWMLEAKAMDSKLACIVRPVALSPEVCGTVGSQATLNRLGGL, from the coding sequence ATGCGTAACGCCTTTATCAACGAGTTGGTGACGCTGGCGCGCGTGCATCCGCAGATCGCGCTGATCGTCGGTGATCTTGGCTACTCAGTGATTGAGCCCTTTGCGGATGAGTTCCCCGACCGCTTCATCAACGCTGGCGTGGCCGAGCAGAACATGACAGGTCTGGCTGCGGGCATGGCCTCCGAGGGTTACCACGTCTTCACGTACTCCATCGCCAACTTCCCAACGTTCCGCTGCGCTGAACAGATCCGCAATGACGTGGCCTATCACCAACTCCCGGTGACGGTCGTCGCCGTGGGAGGAGGACTGGCCTATGGAGCGCTTGGCTATTCCCACCATGCGGTGCAGGACTATGCTCTGATGCGCACGCTGCCGCATATGCTGATTGCAGCCCCGGGGGATCCGATGGAAACGCGTGCCTGCATGCGCTACCTCGTCAACAACCCCGGACCGTCCTACCTCCGTCTGGGCAAGGCGGGTGAACCGAATTTCCATCCAGCGCCCCCGGATGTGGCCCCGGGCCGCTGGCTGAAAGTCCGCGAGGGTAGCGGCGAGCGCACCCTGCTCAGCACCGGTGCGGGTCTGCAGGTCGCCATGGACTGGGTCAAGCAGGAGGCCCACGCTGGTCACGCGGTTCACTCAATGCCGCTGTGGTCGATGGCCGACAAGACAGCCCAGGCCGAGATCTTGAGGCCCTACGATGAGGTGGTAACGATCGAGGACCACCTGCAAGATGGGGGCTTCGGCTCGTGGATGCTGGAGGCGAAGGCCATGGACTCCAAGCTGGCATGCATCGTGCGGCCGGTCGCGCTCAGTCCTGAAGTCTGCGGCACTGTCGGGTCGCAGGCGACGCTGAATCGGCTGGGCGGCTTGTGA